One part of the Solanum dulcamara chromosome 8, daSolDulc1.2, whole genome shotgun sequence genome encodes these proteins:
- the LOC129901402 gene encoding protein BASIC PENTACYSTEINE2-like, with amino-acid sequence MDGNGGMNIRNWGYFESTPTVLKGHLGLQLMSSMTEKPPHFRNIHDNHHHHQQTHQPDHPTVMASTNGGAFHHHRVGGLSESPMPMEYLRDAWVNYKDNREKYLNVPSANHPYLTGYGFLPETSSVQSMQMHQQPYLVKIETAPLVEEVCQERDIGGLAKKRGAGKSQVLKSPKPKKAKKTTTAPKDESTPSLTRARAPRKSAEVIINGINMDISVIPVPICSCTGASQQCYRWGCGGWQSACCTTNLSSYPLPMNVKRRGSRIAGRKMSLGAFKKVLEKLASEGYNFSNPIDLKPHWARHGTNKFVTIR; translated from the coding sequence ATGGATGGAAACGGTGGTATGAATATACGAAATTGGGGCTATTTTGAGTCAACGCCAACAGTCCTGAAGGGCCATTTGGGCCTGCAACTCATGTCCTCGATGACTGAAAAGCCCCCCCATTTTCGCAACATTCACGATAATCACCACCACCATCAACAAACCCACCAACCTGACCATCCTACAGTTATGGCGTCGACTAATGGTGGTGCATTTCATCATCATCGGGTTGGTGGGCTCTCGGAGTCTCCCATGCCCATGGAGTACCTGAGGGATGCATGGGTTAATTATAAAGACAATAGAGAGAAGTATCTCAATGTGCCATCTGCAAACCACCCTTATCTTACAGGTTATGGTTTTTTGCCTGAGACGTCTTCTGTTCAGTCTATGCAGATGCACCAGCAGCCTTACTTGGTAAAAATTGAAACTGCTCCTCTGGTGGAAGAGGTTTGCCAAGAAAGGGATATAGGCGGGCTAGCTAAGAAGCGGGGAGCTGGTAAATCCCAAGTGCTGAAGTCCCCTAAACCTAAAAAAGCAAAGAAAACTACTACGGCTCCTAAAGACGAGTCTACCCCATCTCTTACACGGGCAAGAGCTCCCAGGAAAAGTGCAGAAGTCATCATTAATGGGATTAATATGGATATTTCGGTTATTCCCGTACCAATCTGCTCATGCACTGGGGCTTCTCAACAGTGTTATAGGTGGGGCTGTGGTGGGTGGCAGTCAGCTTGCTGTACCACTAATTTGTCTTCCTATCCCTTGCCTATGAATGTAAAACGGCGAGGTTCAAGAATAGCAGGTCGGAAGATGAGTCTGGGAGCATTTAAGAAGGTACTAGAGAAACTGGCTTCAGAAGGATATAACTTCTCTAATCCAATTGATCTGAAGCCACACTGGGCAAGGCATGGTACAAACAAGTTTGTCACTATCAGATAG
- the LOC129898881 gene encoding putative 3,4-dihydroxy-2-butanone kinase isoform X2, which translates to MVSQRLRLSCVLMFLMQNMTKLPSYQNYTGDRLNFGLAAEQAKSEGYKVEMVIVGDDCALPPPRGIAGRRGLAGTVLVHKVAGAAAACGLPLADVAAEAKRASEMVGTMGVALSVCTLPGQVTSDRLGPEKMELGLGIHGEPGAAVADLQPVDVVVSHVLKEILSPETNYVPITRGSRVVLLINGLGATPLMELMIIAGKAVPGLQLEHGLAVDRVYTGSFMTSLDMAGFSISVMKADQAILDRLDAPTKAPNWPVGAEGNRPPAKIPVPLPPSHSIQSDKTLSRPEKLSPQGHILEGAIEAAATEVVNLRDNLNEWDSKVGDGDCGSTMFRGAVAILEDVKKYYPLNDPAETINEIGSSIGRVMGGTSGILYSIFCKAAYAKLKENAESVVTALHWADALEAAITAVSKYGGASAGYRTLLDALIPALSALKERLNAGDDPVDAFIISAEAASAGAESTKHMQAQAGRSTYVPGDILASVPDPGAMAAAVWYRAAALAVKEKYNTA; encoded by the exons AACTATACTGGTGATCGACTGAATTTTGGTTTGGCTGCTGAACAAGCGAAATCTGAAGGTTATAAAGTAGAG ATGGTAATCGTTGGTGATGACTGTGCCTTACCTCCTCCAAGAGGCATTGCTGGCCGAAGAGGGTTGGCAGGGACAGTTCTTGTTCACAAG GTTGCTGGAGCTGCTGCAGCTTGTGGTCTTCCCCTTGCTGATGTTGCAGCTGAAGCCAAACGTGCATCAGAAATGGTTGGGACAATGGGTGTTGCATTATCTGTTTGCACGTTGCCAGGACAGGTGACTTCAGACCGTTTAGGCCCAGAAAAGATGGAGCTTGGTCTTGGAATA CACGGGGAACCAGGAGCTGCTGTTGCTGACCTTCAACCAGTAGATGTGGTTGTTTCTCATGTTCTGAAGGAGATTTTGTCACCG GAGACCAACTACGTTCCAATCACACGTGGGAGTAGAGTCGTGCTCCTGATTAATGG ATTAGGAGCAACTCCATTGATGGAATTGATGATTATAGCTGGCAAGGCTGTCCCAGGATTGCAGCTTGAACATGGTCTAGCTGTTGATAGAGTCTATACAGGGTCATTTATGACGTCACTTGATATGGCAG GCTTTTCAATTTCGGTAATGAAGGCTGATCAAGCAATTTTAGATCGTTTAGATGCTCCAACTAAAGCTCCAAATTGGCCAGTTGGTGCTGAAG GCAACCGGCCTCCTGCAAAGATACCTGTTCCACTTCCTCCATCACATTCTATCCAGAGTGACAag ACATTGAGTCGGCCTGAAAAACTGAGCCCTCAGGGTCATATCCTTGAGGGAGCTATTGAAGCCGCAGCTACTGAGGTTGTAAATCTCAGGGATAATTTGAATGAATGGGACAGTAAAGTTGGTGATGGTGATTGTGGTTCAACG ATGTTCAGAGGTGCAGTGGCTATACTTGAAGATGTGAAGAAGTA CTATCCATTGAATGACCCTGCAGAAACAATCAATGAAATTGGATCTTCTATTGGAAGAGTAATGGGGGGAACCAGCGGTATCTT ATACAGTATATTCTGTAAGGCAGCATATgcaaagttgaaagaaaacgCTGAGTCGGTTGTCACAGCTCTTCATT GGGCTGATGCACTTGAAGCTGCTATTACTGCTGTTAGTAAATATGGAGGAGCTAGTGCTGGTTATCGTACACTTTTAGATGCTCTTATACCAGCATTGTCAGCTCTTAAAGAG AGGTTGAATGCTGGGGACGACCCTGTGGATGCTTTCATTATTTCTGCTGAGGCAGCATCTGCTGGAGCCGAGTCAACCAAGCACATGCAAGCGCAG GCTGGCCGTTCAACCTATGTACCCGGAGATATTCTTGCATCAGTTCCTGACCCAGGTGCCATGGCTGCAGCTGTGTGGTACAGAGCAGCTGCCTTAGCTGTGAAGGAGAAGTATAATACAGCATAA